The proteins below are encoded in one region of Pomacea canaliculata isolate SZHN2017 linkage group LG7, ASM307304v1, whole genome shotgun sequence:
- the LOC112568581 gene encoding uncharacterized protein LOC112568581 isoform X2: MATSPDSLPSTNILIVVSHTRLFPKQNKVSIESIVKMAHGPVTAVVMFLIACHRTLAISLQSKTEVEELSFNKRSVSCDQLTPNSTIYWTISPLQGQVKQNVSRDWAGTVVCTERLLNETEQSVNSTLDVYHNSGVSNSSFVINREDWSLTFMLNVPKVFSALGNYGVEVRCLEMTSKVNVSLVSYNESSRMYNVGYFSVTLRANFTGYKDRYKVISPYSCFSNIFLHPGTKHYREAQYRHYSLYIPRIRCNQSYIPEEGPVSCSCNGTFKYHPDARLRWMLGEKVVASGDYGVEWLPLPPEVVNRSHDRTILECEVEWLYNMRYLHWIQVAYGPDDITIKPYSVLYQKYSSNETLLAAYPVVSGHVYLPPSGSTQVTLVCEARNVKPLKSEMVTWGGLCDGQLGFNCKLTFKGKLDNGKVVTCTVTNDANNNHTANTSIFLNVSGGPDTVGIQYHTTSTPGKCLVNVTCEAPGVKPSTCDMFTWGGMCEGQQGSRCVITADNEQDDGKEVTCTVTNHVNHGRSARASVTLMLSGCEVKDDLMGKGVGIGIGVTLTLVLLVVGVVVVVVIWRRRRFQQDTTYEKPSQDPGVSHTYEMTRAGHDPRTQESQEQIVVAPFPPCEVYENVTSDITVKPVKAKQRRKTQKQ, from the exons ATGGCCACTTCACCAGATTCGCTTCCTTCAACCAACATCTTGATTGTTGTTTCTCACACGAGACTTTTTCCTAAACAGAACAAGGTTTCTATAGAAAGTATTGTCAAAATGGCGCATGGACCTGTCACAGCCGTTGTGATGTTTCTGATTGCATGTCACAGGACACTGG CTATTAGTCTGCAATCTAAAACTGAAGTTGAAGAGCTGTCCTTTAACAAGAGATCAGTGTCATGCGACCAGTTAACCCCAAACTCCACGATCTACTGGACTATCTCACCTTTACAAGGACAGGTGAAACAG AATGTCAGCCGGGACTGGGCGGGTACAGTGGTGTGTACAGAACGTTTACTCAATGAAACTGAGCAGTCTGTCAACAGTACACTGGATGTTTATC aCAATTCCGGGGTCAGCAACAGCAGTTTTGTGATCAACCGCGAGGACTGGTCTCTGACTTTCATGTTGAATGTCCCAAAAGTCTTCTCCGCTCTTGGCAACTATGGAGTTGAGGTCCGCTGTCTCGAAATG aCTTCTAAGGTCAACGTGTCACTGGTGTCATACAACGAATCGTCTAGAATGTACAATGTCGGCTACTTCTCCGTCACTTTGCGAGCCAACTTTACAGGATATAAAGATAGATATAAAGTTATATCTCCTTACAGCTGTTTTTCCAACATCTTCCTTCATCCTGGTACAAAACACTATCGCGAAGCACAATATA GGCATTATTCCTTGTATATACCAAGAATACGTTGTAATCAATCCTACATTCCTGAAGAGGGTCCTGTTAGCTGCAGCTGTAACGGCACATTTAAATACCATCCCGATGCCAGACTCAGGTGGATGTTGGGAGAAAAAGTTGTAGCTTCCGGTGACTATGGAGTCGAGTGGCTTCCACTTCCACCCGAGGTCGTTAACCGCAGCCATGACAGAACAATCCTCGAGTGCGAAGTGGAATGGCTTTACAATATGCGCTATCTGCACTGGATACAGGTGGCAT ATGGACCAGATGACATCACCATCAAGCCCTACAGTGTTCTCTATCAAAAATACAGCAGCAACGAGACATTGCTTGCTGCCTACCCAGTGGTCAGTGGCCATGTCTACTTACCTCCAAGCGGCTCAACCCAGGTAACCCTGGTATGCGAGGCGAGGAATGTCAAGCCTTTGAAGTCAGAAATGGTCACGTGGGGCGGCCTGTGTGACGGTCAGCTAGGTTTTAATTGTAAACTTACCTTCAAAGGTAAATTGGATAACGGGAAGGTGGTCACGTGCACTGTCACCAACGACgccaacaacaaccacacagcCAACACCAGCATCTTCCTCAACGTTTCAG GTGGTCCAGATACCGTCGGCATCCAGTACCACACTACTTCTACACCTGGCAAGTGCCTTGTGAACGTTACCTGTGAGGCACCTGGGGTCAAACCCTCGACCTGTGACATGTTTACGTGGGGCGGGATGTGTGAAGGCCAGCAGGGCTCCAGGTGTGTCATCACAGCTGACAATGAACAGGATGACGGGAAAGAAGTGACGTGCACTGTCACCAATCATGTCAATCACGGACGTTCTGCCAGAGCAAGTGTAACACTGATGTTGTCAG GTTGTGAAGTCAAGGATGACCTCATGGGTAAGGGTGTAGGCATTGGAATAGGCGTTACCTTGACCCTAGTCCTGCTGGTGGTGggtgtggtagtggtggttgttATCTGGAGACGTCGGCGATTTCAGCAAg ACACAACATACGAGAAACCCAGTCAGGACCCAGGTGTGAGCCACACATACGAAATGACGAGAGCAGGGCATGACCCCCGTACTCAAgaat CCCAGGAACAAATTGTTGTCGCACCTTTCCCTCCATGTGAAGTCTATGAAAACGTCACATCAGACATAACAGTCAAGCCGGTCAAAGCAAAACAACGgcgaaaaacacaaaaacagtga
- the LOC112568581 gene encoding uncharacterized protein LOC112568581 isoform X1: MATSPDSLPSTNILIVVSHTRLFPKQNKVSIESIVKMAHGPVTAVVMFLIACHRTLAISLQSKTEVEELSFNKRSVSCDQLTPNSTIYWTISPLQGQVKQVGMCDAVKCVSQYHPNVKLERSSLTSSSISFQNVSRDWAGTVVCTERLLNETEQSVNSTLDVYHNSGVSNSSFVINREDWSLTFMLNVPKVFSALGNYGVEVRCLEMTSKVNVSLVSYNESSRMYNVGYFSVTLRANFTGYKDRYKVISPYSCFSNIFLHPGTKHYREAQYRHYSLYIPRIRCNQSYIPEEGPVSCSCNGTFKYHPDARLRWMLGEKVVASGDYGVEWLPLPPEVVNRSHDRTILECEVEWLYNMRYLHWIQVAYGPDDITIKPYSVLYQKYSSNETLLAAYPVVSGHVYLPPSGSTQVTLVCEARNVKPLKSEMVTWGGLCDGQLGFNCKLTFKGKLDNGKVVTCTVTNDANNNHTANTSIFLNVSGGPDTVGIQYHTTSTPGKCLVNVTCEAPGVKPSTCDMFTWGGMCEGQQGSRCVITADNEQDDGKEVTCTVTNHVNHGRSARASVTLMLSGCEVKDDLMGKGVGIGIGVTLTLVLLVVGVVVVVVIWRRRRFQQDTTYEKPSQDPGVSHTYEMTRAGHDPRTQESQEQIVVAPFPPCEVYENVTSDITVKPVKAKQRRKTQKQ; this comes from the exons ATGGCCACTTCACCAGATTCGCTTCCTTCAACCAACATCTTGATTGTTGTTTCTCACACGAGACTTTTTCCTAAACAGAACAAGGTTTCTATAGAAAGTATTGTCAAAATGGCGCATGGACCTGTCACAGCCGTTGTGATGTTTCTGATTGCATGTCACAGGACACTGG CTATTAGTCTGCAATCTAAAACTGAAGTTGAAGAGCTGTCCTTTAACAAGAGATCAGTGTCATGCGACCAGTTAACCCCAAACTCCACGATCTACTGGACTATCTCACCTTTACAAGGACAGGTGAAACAGGTGGGAATGTGTGATGCGGTGAAATGCGTATCACAATACCATCCGAACGTCAAATTGGAACGATCTAGCCTCACGAGTTCCTCCATATCCTTTCAGAATGTCAGCCGGGACTGGGCGGGTACAGTGGTGTGTACAGAACGTTTACTCAATGAAACTGAGCAGTCTGTCAACAGTACACTGGATGTTTATC aCAATTCCGGGGTCAGCAACAGCAGTTTTGTGATCAACCGCGAGGACTGGTCTCTGACTTTCATGTTGAATGTCCCAAAAGTCTTCTCCGCTCTTGGCAACTATGGAGTTGAGGTCCGCTGTCTCGAAATG aCTTCTAAGGTCAACGTGTCACTGGTGTCATACAACGAATCGTCTAGAATGTACAATGTCGGCTACTTCTCCGTCACTTTGCGAGCCAACTTTACAGGATATAAAGATAGATATAAAGTTATATCTCCTTACAGCTGTTTTTCCAACATCTTCCTTCATCCTGGTACAAAACACTATCGCGAAGCACAATATA GGCATTATTCCTTGTATATACCAAGAATACGTTGTAATCAATCCTACATTCCTGAAGAGGGTCCTGTTAGCTGCAGCTGTAACGGCACATTTAAATACCATCCCGATGCCAGACTCAGGTGGATGTTGGGAGAAAAAGTTGTAGCTTCCGGTGACTATGGAGTCGAGTGGCTTCCACTTCCACCCGAGGTCGTTAACCGCAGCCATGACAGAACAATCCTCGAGTGCGAAGTGGAATGGCTTTACAATATGCGCTATCTGCACTGGATACAGGTGGCAT ATGGACCAGATGACATCACCATCAAGCCCTACAGTGTTCTCTATCAAAAATACAGCAGCAACGAGACATTGCTTGCTGCCTACCCAGTGGTCAGTGGCCATGTCTACTTACCTCCAAGCGGCTCAACCCAGGTAACCCTGGTATGCGAGGCGAGGAATGTCAAGCCTTTGAAGTCAGAAATGGTCACGTGGGGCGGCCTGTGTGACGGTCAGCTAGGTTTTAATTGTAAACTTACCTTCAAAGGTAAATTGGATAACGGGAAGGTGGTCACGTGCACTGTCACCAACGACgccaacaacaaccacacagcCAACACCAGCATCTTCCTCAACGTTTCAG GTGGTCCAGATACCGTCGGCATCCAGTACCACACTACTTCTACACCTGGCAAGTGCCTTGTGAACGTTACCTGTGAGGCACCTGGGGTCAAACCCTCGACCTGTGACATGTTTACGTGGGGCGGGATGTGTGAAGGCCAGCAGGGCTCCAGGTGTGTCATCACAGCTGACAATGAACAGGATGACGGGAAAGAAGTGACGTGCACTGTCACCAATCATGTCAATCACGGACGTTCTGCCAGAGCAAGTGTAACACTGATGTTGTCAG GTTGTGAAGTCAAGGATGACCTCATGGGTAAGGGTGTAGGCATTGGAATAGGCGTTACCTTGACCCTAGTCCTGCTGGTGGTGggtgtggtagtggtggttgttATCTGGAGACGTCGGCGATTTCAGCAAg ACACAACATACGAGAAACCCAGTCAGGACCCAGGTGTGAGCCACACATACGAAATGACGAGAGCAGGGCATGACCCCCGTACTCAAgaat CCCAGGAACAAATTGTTGTCGCACCTTTCCCTCCATGTGAAGTCTATGAAAACGTCACATCAGACATAACAGTCAAGCCGGTCAAAGCAAAACAACGgcgaaaaacacaaaaacagtga